Part of the Sphingobium sp. TKS genome, CCTGGACGTCGTGGTTCTGGACGAGCTCGGGTATCTGCCGTTCGCCCGGTCAGGAGGCCAGATGCTGTTCCATCTGATCAGCAAACTCTACGAAAAGACCTCGGTGATCATCACCACCAATCTCGCCTTCGGCGAATGGCCTAGCGTCTTCCAGGATGCCAAAATGACGACGGCGCTGCTGGACCGTGTCACGCATCATTGCGACATCATCGAAACCGGCAACGACAGCTGGCGGTTCAAAAACCGAAGCTAAGAGACGGGAAAAACCCCTTCCCCCGGACCCCCATCCCCGGCGGTTACCCCGGTGGGTCCACAGGTACCTCCCGCGGACGCCGCCGCCAGCGCTCCTGACGGCGCGCGTCGGCGTCCGCGGGTCCCTCCTATGGACTACCGGGATAACCGCCGGAACTCACGAAAAAGGGGGTCAATGTTGGGCGCCGATAGGGGGTCAACTTTGCGCGCCGGTTGACAGGCTTGGCAGCATACGGCGATAATGATTGGCCCATGACCTCCGCATCACCTTGTAGATCCGCCGATCCAAGGCGCCCTTTGCCTGGCTTTCCTTGATGATCGCCGCCAGTTTGTCCTTGCCGGCGATTGGGAAAATGACATCGCAGATGCGCCCGGATGGATCGTCGATCGAAGCGCTGGCAATCTCGACCAGGAGTCGCTCCTTGCCATAGACCCGCTCGATGTCTTTCGCGATATCGCCCACCACCTTGCGTTTCGAGCGCGATCCGATCTTATGGACCGTCTCGATCAGCAGGTCGACCATCGCATCCGTAAGCTGAGCTTCCCGCGCCATCAGATAAACGGCATAGAGCCCGAGCTGGCGCGCCGGTACATGCCGGCGCATCTCCGAGGCTTTCTCGCCGGCAACCCGGCGAACGATCTGATCGACCCATGCCTTGCCCGTGACCGATAGGAAATCTCGGGGAAGAGCAAGCCGTTGGATAAAGGCGAGTTTGGCGGTCACGCCAAGAATGTTTTCGAGCGTCGCCTGACCTGCATCCCCCTTCATCGTGTTGAAGCCGGTCGGGCCATCGGGATCGGCGAGCGAGGCTTCCAGCAAGGCGACCGCATCCGGCGCAAGCCGATCGCGGACTCGGGCCAACAGGGCCTCCAGATAGAGGTGTCGTTGCGAACGGACGAGGCGTTCCAGCTCCTTGCGCGACGGCCCATAGATACGGCGGTCGCGGCACCACAGGAAAACATGCTCGAGCATGGCATTGATCGGCTGCCCGCCCGCACAAAGATCGTCGGAAATCCACCTCGACAACGCCCTGCGATCCGTCTGCGTCATACGGCGGAACCCGAGATGCCGCAAAATCTCCGCGCAATGCCGGCGGGCGGTGCGCCCGGAAAAATCATAGTGGTTCACGGATTTGGCATCGAGACCAAGTTGCTCCGCCAGATACAAGACACCGTCGGAGGGTATCGACGCATGATCCGGCACAAAGAAGCCATGCCCGGCGAAAAATCTAAGCTGAACCGCCAATCCCAGTCGTGCCGTCTCCGCTTTGCCGGTCACGAACGCGATGTCCGAAAAACTCAGGCTCCAGGAGCCGATCAGATCCCCACTCGAAACGCCAAGGCTCATAACGCCGCTCCCTTATCGGAGCGGAACGTCGTTCCTCGCATGGGCGATCGTCAACAACAACCAGCCCGTTCCCGACGTGTTCTCCAAGATGACCAAAATCGCAGCTTCGGGCCGACTGGGCCTTCTTCGGGTCTGACGATGCGGCGAGTTCGGAGTTATCCACAGGCAGGGCTACCCTAAAACTCACCTAAAACTCACCGTTCGCGTTCTGATTCAAAGATTCTTCTTAGATTCAAGATTCAGGGTGCCTCAAACCCGCAGAAAACCAAGAAAAATTGCCCCGAAAAGTGAGTTTTGGGGTCGAGTCGCGTGAGTGTTGGGGTAGCCTTCGGTGAGTTTTGGGGTCGGTAAAAGTGAGTTTTGGGGTCGAGTCCGGTGAGTGTTGGGGTAGCCGCCAAATCAACGGTGAGGTTTGGGGTATCCCCTCCCCACCCTCCATCGGGGAGCTTTAGGAATTGCCTAGCTCACCGTTGCTGCTAAAGTGAGGACATGACTCGCGCAAGCTCACCTGTAAATAACGGAAAGGCAAAGATTGCCCTAGGCGATGATACCGCCCTCACCCTCTCGCAAAAGGGGCGCGGAAACCCGTTCGATCCCGCCAATTACGGGGAAATCGTCAAACCCGGCGAGCTGGTCGATATTGTCGAGCTGTCCCCCCTCACCCTCGCCGATCGCCGAATCTACAATCTGCTGATTGCCAACGCCTGGGAGCGGATCAGCGAGCCGGTCATTCACCGCATCGCCAAAACCGCGCTCAAGGGCACGCACCAAGGCAACGAGCGCATAGAAAGCTCGCTGCTGCGCCTGATGGGCACAATCGCCATCGTCACGATCCGCAAGGGCGGCAAGAGCTACAAGCGCCGCGTTCAGCTTCTCGGCTCCAGCGACGAAAGCCTCGAAAAAGACGGCTTCCTGCATTACCGCATCCCCGAAGAACTGATTGAGATTTTGCGTAACAGCGAGGTCTATGCGCGACTTAAGACGCAAGTGATGTATTGTTTCGAGTCGAAATACGCGCTGTGCCTCTATGAAATGATCGAACGCCGTATCGGCCTCGAATATAAGCAAAGCGAAGAGTTCACGATTGCGGAGCTACGCGGCCTGCTCAACGTGCCGGAAGGCAAGTTGGAACGGTTCGCTGATTTCAACAAATACTGCCTCAAGGTCGCCCAGGAGGAAATCAACAAGCTCTGCCCCTTCTGGGTCGAGTTCACCCCGATCAAGAAGGGGCGCAAGGTCGAGCGGGTTTCTATGATGTGGCTCCCGAAAACCATGAGCGGCCGTCGTGACGCGCAAAACCTGATCGACCAACATAGCATCGTCCGCCGCGCCAAACTGCGCGGCGATATACCCGAAATGCCGGTGCTGGTGGATTTCAGCGCGCCCGCCGCCCAAAGGTGAACCCCTACCCCAAAACTCACTTTTCGCGCGCCGGGGCCGCCTCGCCCTAGCCGGCCCTACCCCTCGCCGGCATCGAGCGCACGGCTCACCGTGAACTGTATCCATGCGCTGCGGCTGATCCCGCGCCGCTTGGCCGCTGCATCGACCTTCGCCAGCAACGCGCGATCGAAACGGAGCATCACCGGCGACTTGCGCGGCTCGGCCCCCTGCCCCGCCTCGTCGGCCTCGGTCGCGATCGGCTCGGCCTTCGGCTTGGCCGCCCCGGCAATGAAGGCATCGGCCGCCGCCTCATCCATCGGCGACTTGGGCTTGCTGTTCGGTTTACGAGCGATAGCCATCGAAATTCACTCCGCTATCATTATGCTATACAAATACCGCGCTGACCAATGCGGCCAGCTCGTCGATCGCCTTGGCGTCACGCGGCGATTGCTCCCCTACCGCCCTGCCCTCGGCCGCCGCGTTCGGGAACGCCTTGCGCCGCACTATCGACGTGGGCAGCACCTCGATCCCCTCAATGTCGCCGATCATTTCCAAGGCGGCCTCATTGTCGGCCCCTTGCGCGTCCGCGCCGTTCAGCACGGCGACGGCGCGCAAGCCCTCGTTGATCTCGCGCGCCTCGGCCACCAGCGCCGCAACCTGGTCAAGCGCCCACACGTCGAAGCTGCGCGGCTGCACCGGCACCAGCAACGTGTCAGCCACGGTGAGCGCGGCGCGCAGCGAGCCGGTATCACGGCCGCCCACGTCAATGATAATATCGTCATATTTGGCCGCGAGCTGGCGGACCTGGCTGCGAAGCGCCGCGCCGGTGAGCGCAACGGCGGTATAGCCAGCTTGCCCAAGTCGATCGGCGCGCAGCTCGGTAAAGGTGAGGGCGGTCCCCTGCTCGTCGCCGTCCACCAGCAAGAGGTCGCGGCCCGCAAGCGCGCGCGCCACCGCGAGGTTGACGGCAAGGGTCGTCTTGCCGACACCGCCCTTAGTGTTTCCGACTGCCAATATCATTCTGCTCTCGCTCCGCTGGCAATATGGTTGCGCTGTAGGGCTCTGTTGCAAAAATCGTGAAGCTTGAGCATGCTTGGCGGAGATTGGACGGACGGAACGATGACGGATTTCAAGTGGCGCCATTTCCAGGGTGATGTGAT contains:
- a CDS encoding replication initiation protein; protein product: MTRASSPVNNGKAKIALGDDTALTLSQKGRGNPFDPANYGEIVKPGELVDIVELSPLTLADRRIYNLLIANAWERISEPVIHRIAKTALKGTHQGNERIESSLLRLMGTIAIVTIRKGGKSYKRRVQLLGSSDESLEKDGFLHYRIPEELIEILRNSEVYARLKTQVMYCFESKYALCLYEMIERRIGLEYKQSEEFTIAELRGLLNVPEGKLERFADFNKYCLKVAQEEINKLCPFWVEFTPIKKGRKVERVSMMWLPKTMSGRRDAQNLIDQHSIVRRAKLRGDIPEMPVLVDFSAPAAQR
- a CDS encoding AAA family ATPase, giving the protein MILAVGNTKGGVGKTTLAVNLAVARALAGRDLLLVDGDEQGTALTFTELRADRLGQAGYTAVALTGAALRSQVRQLAAKYDDIIIDVGGRDTGSLRAALTVADTLLVPVQPRSFDVWALDQVAALVAEAREINEGLRAVAVLNGADAQGADNEAALEMIGDIEGIEVLPTSIVRRKAFPNAAAEGRAVGEQSPRDAKAIDELAALVSAVFV